From the genome of Papaver somniferum cultivar HN1 chromosome 2, ASM357369v1, whole genome shotgun sequence, one region includes:
- the LOC113352852 gene encoding protein split ends-like has translation MQIKAKGDAVKKSKKGSGKKAKKAAPKEVLGDDTDNEDDNTNDAEDVRQAVDHQKKRKRHEPKQSKDLKRMKKQIERSDSEEEKEEESNKQCVVYKQGRRRRSGVYTKNKFFEEVTIDEKVSIEAKSKQGRRGWEATRKQGKKNQGKDNMESKDNQCTTQRL, from the exons atgcaaatcaaGGCAAAGGGAGATGCTGTGAAGAAGAGTAAGAAAGGCTCTG GGAAGAAAGCAAAGAAAGCTGCACCAAAGGaagtattgggtgatgatacagaTAATGAGGATGATAATACAAATGATGCCGAAGATG TGAGGCAAGCAGTTGATcatcagaagaaaagaaaaagacatgaACCCAAACAATCGAAAGACCTGAAAAGGATGAAGAAGCAAATCGAAAGATCCGATAGtgaagaggaaaaagaagaagaatctaatAAGCAATGTGTTGTCTATAAACAAG GAAGAAGACGTAGGAGTGGAGTTTATACCAAGAACAAATTTTTTGAAGAGGTCACCATTGACGAAAAAGTCAGTATTGAAGCGAAAAGCAAACAAGGCAGAAGAGGATGGGAAGCAACCAGGAagcaaggtaagaagaatcaaggaaaggacAACATGGAATCAAAGGACAACCAGTGTACTACTCAAAGATTGTGA